A single genomic interval of bacterium harbors:
- a CDS encoding Maf family protein → MQNSILFLASSSQSRKKLLELSKIPFKKLFQTADEILPATNIPIEKYVTQIALQKMASVILPECYQQGTTIFVLTADTMCLDYHGHILGKPKTHQEARQMIKNARQKCSAHTAFCIEKKQFINNAWRILEHVVQVVKSEYIIDIPDEQIDFCIDFMKSMDCAGAVTIEEFGMQFVKEIHGSYSNIIGLPLFEVRHALKTLGFQKNGSHDCTKKK, encoded by the coding sequence ATGCAGAATTCTATTTTATTTTTGGCAAGCTCTTCGCAGTCTCGCAAAAAGCTTTTGGAACTATCAAAAATCCCTTTCAAAAAGCTTTTTCAGACGGCTGACGAAATTTTACCTGCCACAAACATTCCAATCGAAAAATATGTCACCCAAATTGCACTGCAAAAGATGGCCAGTGTCATTTTGCCTGAGTGCTACCAACAAGGTACAACTATTTTTGTTTTGACAGCCGATACCATGTGTTTGGATTATCATGGCCACATTTTAGGAAAACCAAAAACTCACCAAGAAGCTCGTCAGATGATCAAAAATGCCCGTCAGAAATGCTCAGCACACACCGCATTCTGCATTGAAAAAAAGCAGTTCATTAATAACGCATGGCGCATACTTGAGCACGTTGTTCAGGTAGTAAAATCAGAATACATTATTGATATTCCGGACGAACAGATCGATTTTTGCATCGATTTTATGAAAAGCATGGACTGCGCAGGAGCAGTAACTATTGAGGAGTTTGGCATGCAGTTTGTCAAAGAGATACATGGTTCATATTCAAATATCATAGGCCTTCCACTCTTTGAAGTACGCCACGCATTGAAAACCTTAGGTTTTCAAAAAAATGGATCACACGACTGCACGAAAAAAAAATAG